In Spirosoma aureum, a single genomic region encodes these proteins:
- the leuC gene encoding 3-isopropylmalate dehydratase large subunit yields the protein MSTPKTLFDKVWDEHVIRQVKDGPDVLFIDRHFIHEVTSPVAFLGLESRGASVLFSGRTFATADHNTPTLNQHLPVADPLSANQLAALERNATHYGISHWGLGHQKNGIVHVVGPENGITLPGMTIVCGDSHTSTHGAFGAIAFGIGTSEVEMVLATQCIMQPKPKKMRITVNGKVGKAVLPKDVILYIISQTSASGATGYFVEYAGEVFENMSMEGRMTVCNMTIEMGARGGMIAPDETTLNYLKGRDLSPKGEQWDKLVPYWQTLKTDEGATFDLDLTFDAADIEPQITYGTNPGLGTGVTHQIPMADAVKDGSASYKKSLQYMGFAENESMLGKPVDFVFLGSCTNGRIEDFRAFASIVKGRQKADHITAWLVPGSHVVEKQIKDEGILDILTQAGFELRQPGCSACLAMNEDKIPAGKYAVSTSNRNFEGRQGPGARTLLASPLVAAAAAVTGVVTDPRQLI from the coding sequence ATGAGTACCCCAAAGACCCTGTTCGACAAAGTGTGGGATGAGCACGTCATCCGGCAGGTTAAAGATGGCCCCGATGTATTGTTTATCGATCGGCATTTTATTCACGAAGTAACAAGCCCCGTGGCTTTTCTGGGCCTTGAAAGCCGGGGTGCATCCGTTTTATTTTCTGGGCGCACCTTCGCGACTGCCGATCACAATACGCCAACGCTCAACCAGCACCTGCCGGTAGCAGACCCACTGTCAGCTAATCAGTTGGCTGCTCTGGAGCGGAATGCTACTCATTATGGTATCTCGCACTGGGGCCTGGGCCACCAGAAAAACGGGATCGTACACGTAGTTGGTCCCGAAAATGGGATTACACTACCGGGCATGACTATCGTTTGTGGCGATTCGCACACCTCAACTCATGGTGCTTTTGGCGCTATCGCGTTCGGTATTGGTACGTCAGAAGTCGAGATGGTTCTGGCAACACAGTGCATTATGCAGCCCAAGCCGAAGAAAATGCGGATCACCGTCAACGGCAAAGTGGGTAAAGCTGTTCTCCCGAAAGATGTAATTCTGTACATCATTTCGCAGACATCGGCCAGCGGAGCTACGGGATATTTTGTGGAATATGCCGGGGAGGTTTTTGAGAATATGAGCATGGAAGGCCGTATGACGGTTTGTAACATGACCATTGAAATGGGTGCCAGAGGAGGTATGATTGCCCCCGATGAAACCACGCTCAATTACCTGAAAGGCCGCGATCTATCACCCAAAGGTGAACAATGGGACAAACTGGTACCGTATTGGCAAACGCTTAAAACCGACGAAGGAGCTACTTTTGATCTCGATCTGACCTTCGACGCAGCCGATATTGAACCTCAGATTACATATGGCACTAACCCTGGTTTAGGCACTGGCGTAACGCACCAGATTCCAATGGCCGATGCCGTAAAAGACGGTTCTGCGAGTTACAAAAAATCGCTACAATACATGGGCTTCGCCGAAAACGAATCTATGCTGGGCAAGCCCGTCGATTTTGTATTCTTAGGAAGCTGTACGAATGGCCGCATTGAAGATTTCCGGGCATTTGCCTCCATTGTGAAAGGTCGTCAGAAAGCTGATCACATCACGGCCTGGTTAGTACCGGGTTCGCACGTGGTTGAGAAGCAAATTAAAGACGAGGGTATTCTGGATATTTTGACCCAAGCAGGTTTTGAATTGCGCCAGCCGGGTTGTTCAGCCTGTCTCGCCATGAATGAAGATAAGATTCCAGCGGGCAAATACGCCGTTTCGACCTCAAACCGCAACTTCGAGGGACGCCAGGGTCCTGGCGCTCGCACACTGCTGGCCAGCCCATTAGTAGCAGCCGCAGCCGCCGTTACAGGCGTAGTAACAGACCCCCGTCAACTCATCTAG
- a CDS encoding nucleotidyltransferase family protein, giving the protein MITAVQNKQQAFERIQSHQSALKQFGAARLGLFGSFVRGEQTEESDIDFVVEFQEGKKTFRNFINMVYYLEKVMGREVELLTWEGMASFVKREAEKEIEYVPFFN; this is encoded by the coding sequence ATGATAACTGCCGTTCAAAATAAACAGCAAGCTTTCGAGCGTATTCAGTCGCATCAGTCGGCCCTGAAACAGTTTGGTGCAGCCCGACTTGGATTATTTGGTTCATTTGTGCGGGGCGAACAAACCGAAGAAAGCGATATAGACTTTGTTGTAGAGTTTCAGGAAGGCAAAAAAACGTTCCGTAATTTCATCAACATGGTCTACTACCTTGAGAAGGTAATGGGACGGGAAGTAGAGCTTCTTACGTGGGAAGGTATGGCTTCCTTTGTGAAACGTGAAGCCGAAAAAGAGATTGAATATGTACCCTTCTTCAATTGA
- a CDS encoding helix-turn-helix transcriptional regulator: MLRVPSSIQPNQFQSLTIQRPVPDGSDASEMTFVAYRSDVYPERNEVFFEEHAVIVVLEGEKKFSSPTQELHVRKGDILFFQRGCYSMNESIDSSYRSLVFFVNEKLLKEFVSQHLTLFKDSPTSLPASFILSFSSSPTFTTFIDSLLPYFGAKTPFLNELLRLKFQELLLHLLELDTVGNPPGQLQAILLHIYEGLKTDLDYLMSTYLLKPLSMSELSRLSGRSLSAFKRDFEDHFHTSPGHWIRQKRLEHAHFLLRNTDKNVSEVSREISYESVSHFIKAYKQQYGFTPKRSE, encoded by the coding sequence ATGCTCCGCGTCCCATCCTCCATTCAGCCCAACCAGTTTCAGTCTCTGACGATTCAGCGTCCTGTCCCAGATGGGTCCGACGCTTCAGAAATGACGTTTGTGGCCTATCGTAGTGACGTATATCCTGAACGGAACGAGGTTTTTTTTGAAGAACATGCCGTCATTGTGGTGCTGGAAGGAGAAAAGAAGTTCAGTTCGCCAACCCAGGAGCTGCACGTGCGCAAAGGCGACATTTTGTTTTTTCAGCGAGGCTGCTACTCCATGAACGAATCCATTGACTCAAGCTATCGAAGTCTGGTGTTTTTCGTGAACGAAAAATTGTTGAAAGAATTTGTCAGTCAGCACCTTACGTTATTTAAAGATAGCCCAACGTCACTACCGGCATCCTTTATTCTATCATTTTCATCGTCGCCCACCTTCACCACATTTATTGATTCACTACTACCCTATTTTGGGGCTAAAACGCCTTTTTTGAATGAATTGCTACGACTCAAGTTTCAGGAGTTATTACTGCATCTGCTGGAACTTGATACAGTAGGAAACCCACCAGGACAACTACAGGCAATTCTATTACATATTTACGAAGGCCTTAAAACCGACCTCGATTATCTGATGAGCACATATTTACTTAAGCCGTTGTCGATGAGCGAATTATCCAGATTATCAGGAAGAAGTCTGTCGGCCTTTAAACGTGACTTTGAGGATCATTTTCACACCTCACCCGGCCATTGGATTCGACAGAAACGGCTTGAACACGCTCATTTTCTCTTACGCAACACCGATAAAAATGTATCGGAAGTAAGTCGGGAAATCAGTTACGAGAGCGTCTCTCATTTTATTAAAGCCTACAAGCAGCAATACGGTTTTACTCCCAAAAGGTCCGAATGA
- a CDS encoding HepT-like ribonuclease domain-containing protein has protein sequence MYPSSIEFLQHIQAELSYILTYSEGVTYKEFLDHPFLSKAFIRSFEVIGEACKNIPDEVRYNHLEFDWKGFAGMRDKLIHHYWGVDYELMWDAIQQEIRPNKVWIDIIIEQEINKR, from the coding sequence ATGTACCCTTCTTCAATTGAATTTCTGCAACATATTCAAGCCGAATTGTCCTACATTCTGACCTATTCAGAAGGCGTTACTTATAAAGAATTCTTAGACCACCCATTTCTATCCAAAGCATTTATCCGAAGTTTCGAGGTTATTGGAGAAGCCTGTAAAAATATTCCAGACGAAGTTCGGTATAATCATCTTGAATTTGACTGGAAAGGTTTTGCCGGAATGCGGGATAAGCTAATTCATCACTATTGGGGAGTCGATTATGAGCTAATGTGGGATGCTATCCAACAGGAAATCCGACCCAATAAAGTATGGATCGACATCATTATCGAGCAGGAGATAAATAAGCGTTAA
- the leuD gene encoding 3-isopropylmalate dehydratase small subunit codes for MAYEKFTILRSSAVPMPNENVDTDQIIPARFLKATERKGFGDNLFRDWRYNSDNTPKADFVLNMPTYSGKILVGGKNFGSGSSREHAAWAIYDYGFRCVVSSFFADIFQNNSINVGILPVRVSPEFLEKIFAAIEADPKTELEVNLPAQTITLLATGESESFAINEYKKHNLTNGYDDIDYLLSMKNEIAAFAETRPF; via the coding sequence ATGGCTTACGAAAAATTCACCATACTCCGAAGCAGTGCCGTTCCTATGCCAAATGAGAACGTAGACACTGATCAAATTATTCCTGCCCGTTTTCTCAAAGCCACTGAACGTAAAGGTTTTGGCGATAACCTCTTCCGCGATTGGCGTTACAATAGCGACAATACCCCAAAGGCAGATTTTGTCCTGAATATGCCTACTTACTCTGGTAAGATTCTGGTTGGGGGGAAAAACTTTGGCAGTGGATCCAGCCGCGAACACGCAGCATGGGCCATCTATGACTATGGCTTCCGCTGTGTAGTTTCGAGCTTCTTTGCTGATATATTCCAGAACAACTCCATCAATGTCGGTATCCTGCCGGTACGGGTAAGCCCTGAGTTTCTGGAAAAAATCTTTGCAGCTATTGAAGCCGATCCAAAGACAGAACTAGAGGTAAATCTGCCTGCACAAACCATTACGCTTCTAGCTACGGGTGAGAGTGAAAGCTTTGCCATTAACGAATACAAAAAGCATAATCTCACCAATGGCTACGATGATATAGACTACTTGTTATCGATGAAGAATGAAATCGCAGCCTTCGCCGAAACAAGACCATTTTAA
- a CDS encoding alpha-isopropylmalate synthase regulatory domain-containing protein: protein MKRRYIEIMDTTLRDGEQTSGVSFSASEKLALAQLLLTEVKVDRVEVASARVSAGELEAVQQITGWAAGVGLLEKIEVLTFVDGQASLDWMHASGAKVMNLLTKGSINHLTHQLKKTPSEHFADIEQVISKGQNHGLVANVYLEDWSNGMRNSPDYVLQYLDFLKTQPIRRVLLPDTLGILTPAETYDFVSRLVIRYPELHFDFHAHNDYDLSIANVMEAIRAGAQGIHLTVNGLGERAGNAPMASAIAVLRDFMPEVKMGVVEKSLYQVSKIVETFSGLRIPDNKPVVGDNVFTQTAGIHADGDKKNNLYFNALLPERFGRKRSYALGKTSGKANIENNLRELGIQLSENDLKMVTQRVIELGDQKEVVTREDLPYVISDVLNTTAIASRVEILNYVLTHSKDLKPSATLRVRIDDDQFEENAQGDGQYDAFMNALKKIYGKKKRTLPILTDYAVRIPTGGRTDALCETIITWKYKNREFKTRGLDSDQAVSAIKATQKMLNTLD from the coding sequence ATGAAACGTCGCTACATAGAAATTATGGACACGACACTCCGCGATGGTGAACAAACCAGCGGTGTGTCGTTTTCAGCATCTGAAAAACTGGCTCTGGCGCAATTGCTGCTTACCGAGGTCAAAGTAGATCGCGTTGAGGTAGCTTCAGCACGCGTATCGGCAGGTGAGTTAGAGGCTGTTCAACAGATTACCGGTTGGGCAGCGGGAGTGGGGTTACTCGAAAAGATTGAGGTGTTAACCTTTGTGGATGGGCAAGCCTCACTCGACTGGATGCATGCATCGGGTGCGAAGGTCATGAATTTGCTCACAAAAGGCTCGATCAATCACCTGACCCACCAGCTTAAGAAAACACCCAGCGAACATTTTGCCGATATCGAACAGGTTATTAGCAAAGGGCAAAACCATGGTTTAGTGGCAAACGTTTATCTGGAAGATTGGAGTAACGGCATGCGAAACTCGCCTGATTATGTGCTTCAATACCTCGATTTTCTAAAAACCCAACCCATCCGTCGGGTGTTACTCCCCGACACACTTGGCATACTGACCCCTGCCGAGACGTATGATTTCGTCAGCCGACTGGTCATCCGTTATCCCGAACTGCACTTCGACTTCCACGCCCATAACGACTATGACCTCAGCATTGCCAACGTGATGGAAGCCATTCGGGCGGGTGCACAGGGCATACACCTGACCGTTAATGGGCTGGGCGAGCGGGCGGGCAATGCCCCCATGGCCAGCGCAATCGCGGTATTGCGTGACTTTATGCCGGAAGTAAAAATGGGCGTGGTCGAGAAGTCGCTGTATCAGGTTAGCAAGATTGTCGAGACATTTTCGGGGCTTCGCATTCCCGACAATAAGCCGGTTGTCGGCGACAATGTATTTACTCAAACCGCTGGTATTCATGCCGATGGCGATAAGAAAAACAACCTGTATTTCAACGCCCTGTTACCCGAACGATTTGGCCGGAAGCGTAGTTACGCGCTCGGTAAAACATCGGGGAAAGCCAACATCGAGAATAATCTCCGTGAATTAGGCATTCAGTTATCGGAGAACGATCTCAAAATGGTTACCCAGCGCGTTATTGAACTGGGTGATCAGAAAGAGGTAGTTACTCGCGAAGACCTGCCTTACGTTATCTCCGATGTGCTGAATACCACCGCCATTGCATCGCGGGTGGAAATACTCAATTACGTATTGACGCACTCAAAAGACCTAAAACCATCGGCCACGCTACGGGTACGTATCGACGACGACCAGTTTGAGGAAAATGCGCAGGGCGATGGTCAGTATGATGCGTTTATGAACGCACTGAAGAAGATCTACGGTAAAAAGAAACGCACATTGCCCATATTGACCGATTATGCGGTACGGATTCCAACGGGAGGCCGAACCGATGCGCTTTGTGAAACAATAATTACCTGGAAATACAAAAACCGCGAATTTAAAACCCGGGGACTCGATTCTGACCAGGCCGTGTCAGCGATCAAGGCAACCCAAAAAATGCTGAATACACTGGATTAA